A genomic stretch from Candidatus Brocadiaceae bacterium includes:
- a CDS encoding PDZ domain-containing protein: MENAKDKGVLVNQVITGSPASKAGLQAGDIITKVDDKVLANMDGSNLIHFKKRIESFGIGGEPALTISRDKNELIARPKLIAKLLKEVKEPVSSVVSPEIDRKKAQMPFLDFVCKNERYQEIVHSVLQRTGEEAYVREGFQWEKKTNPYRLSLIDYFMQHPLETARIGKAICENVLKKDILDQIHFLAELLDIRFPAFTEKRDVSDSLQQQLQSVIDHLASCVTLIREAFNALSPEECDFLRKYGPAVWHPDERIEDQKLSRFLELSLKVDLSKLFEAATILLKEADRIAKTPPEGTRINLTALHLPHSIQSEDFSLYAEKINSKDFDGDILLAQNTRVGTIVVGGPGASYYYSDAAVIIDLGGNDYYYNNAGSSNKTIPISLCIDFSGNDVYNTTNSFAQGTGSFGIGVLADLGGNDAYLSQNYSQGSCLFGIGIALDNQGNDLYRGHALNQGVGFFGIGMLCDLEGNDVYFSREYAQGVGFTKGVGVLLDDTGNDFYFTGGEYPDFRDPEKSFQSMSQGMGMGIRPEGSIVGASGGIGLLIDQKGTDRYHGDYFSQGSGYYYSLGILSDNEGRDIYFAGRYAQGAGIHSAIGLLRDTLGDDTYECSFGVSQGCGHDTGIGFLVDSYGDDVYRSMIFSQGAGLEKGIGILADFSGNDGYHGQNNCQGISVPSKTEKIDSIGMLIDNQGDNDIFHDPIKENVLVFRPNGGLVLNK, from the coding sequence ATGGAAAATGCCAAAGATAAGGGTGTCCTGGTAAACCAAGTTATTACGGGATCGCCTGCCTCGAAAGCCGGATTACAGGCAGGGGATATTATTACAAAGGTCGATGATAAGGTTTTGGCGAATATGGATGGCAGCAATCTCATCCATTTCAAAAAGAGAATCGAATCTTTTGGCATTGGAGGGGAACCAGCTCTTACTATTTCTAGAGATAAGAACGAATTAATTGCCAGGCCAAAACTCATCGCAAAACTCCTGAAAGAGGTGAAAGAGCCTGTTTCCTCTGTTGTTTCTCCTGAAATTGACCGAAAAAAAGCACAGATGCCTTTTCTTGATTTTGTTTGTAAGAATGAGCGCTATCAGGAAATAGTTCATTCGGTGTTACAGAGAACCGGTGAAGAGGCGTATGTTCGGGAAGGTTTTCAGTGGGAGAAGAAAACAAACCCCTATCGCTTGTCTTTGATTGACTATTTCATGCAACATCCATTGGAGACCGCTCGTATTGGCAAGGCAATATGTGAAAATGTGTTAAAAAAGGACATTTTGGATCAAATACATTTTTTGGCGGAATTGCTTGATATTCGATTTCCCGCTTTTACGGAAAAAAGAGATGTCTCGGACTCTTTGCAACAACAATTGCAGTCCGTCATTGACCATTTAGCGTCGTGTGTCACGTTAATAAGAGAGGCATTCAATGCCCTGTCCCCTGAAGAATGTGATTTTTTGCGTAAGTACGGTCCAGCAGTTTGGCATCCTGACGAAAGGATAGAGGACCAGAAACTTTCCAGGTTTTTGGAATTATCCCTGAAAGTTGATTTGTCGAAATTGTTTGAGGCAGCAACGATTCTTCTGAAAGAGGCAGACCGTATAGCAAAGACACCTCCTGAAGGAACACGGATAAATCTAACAGCGCTTCATTTGCCACATTCCATTCAATCTGAGGATTTTTCCCTGTATGCCGAGAAGATAAACTCCAAGGATTTTGATGGGGATATTCTTCTTGCGCAAAATACACGTGTTGGCACAATTGTTGTGGGTGGGCCAGGCGCCTCGTATTATTATTCCGATGCCGCGGTTATTATAGACCTGGGAGGGAATGATTATTATTACAACAATGCTGGTTCCTCCAACAAAACAATTCCGATTTCCCTGTGCATCGACTTCTCCGGGAACGATGTGTATAACACAACGAATTCCTTTGCTCAGGGTACGGGTAGTTTCGGGATTGGTGTATTGGCAGATTTAGGAGGCAACGATGCCTATTTGAGCCAGAATTATTCCCAGGGATCATGCCTCTTTGGGATAGGTATAGCACTGGATAACCAGGGCAACGACCTCTATCGCGGGCATGCCCTGAATCAGGGTGTCGGTTTCTTTGGGATAGGCATGCTGTGTGATCTCGAAGGAAATGATGTATATTTCAGCAGAGAATATGCACAGGGAGTAGGTTTTACAAAGGGTGTGGGCGTATTGCTTGATGATACGGGCAATGATTTCTACTTTACCGGTGGAGAATATCCTGATTTTCGGGACCCGGAGAAATCCTTTCAATCTATGTCTCAAGGCATGGGAATGGGTATAAGACCGGAAGGGTCCATTGTTGGCGCATCAGGTGGGATTGGGTTGCTCATTGATCAAAAGGGCACTGATCGGTATCATGGAGATTATTTTTCGCAGGGTAGCGGATACTACTACTCGCTGGGTATTTTGAGTGACAATGAAGGTCGTGATATCTATTTTGCCGGCCGTTATGCTCAGGGAGCTGGCATACATTCTGCTATCGGATTATTACGGGACACATTAGGGGATGATACGTACGAATGCTCTTTTGGTGTTTCACAAGGATGTGGGCACGACACCGGTATTGGGTTTCTCGTTGACAGTTACGGGGACGATGTGTACCGCAGCATGATTTTTTCGCAGGGCGCCGGCCTGGAAAAAGGCATAGGTATTTTAGCGGATTTTTCCGGGAATGACGGTTATCATGGCCAGAACAATTGCCAGGGTATTTCTGTGCCGTCAAAAACAGAAAAAATTGACAGTATCGGGATGTTGATTGACAATCAGGGTGACAACGATATCTTTCATGACCCGATAAAGGAGAATGTGTTGGTATTTCGTCCCAACGGTGGACTCGTACTCAATAAGTAA
- a CDS encoding Rieske 2Fe-2S domain-containing protein: MAKVTENVNIFVNRRRLLWLSGWGFIGVFVTALMGATIRFFYPRTLLEPPTKYKVGFPSQYPLGVSERFKKQFRIWIVRETDKLYVIEAKCTHLGCTPNWLATEGKFKCPCHGSGFTPEGINIEGPAPRPMERFQVVMGEDGQILVDEGIRFKGERGEWDKQGAFLKV, from the coding sequence ATGGCAAAGGTAACCGAAAATGTGAATATTTTTGTAAATCGCCGCAGATTGCTCTGGCTTTCCGGTTGGGGTTTTATCGGTGTATTTGTAACAGCGTTAATGGGTGCTACGATCAGATTCTTCTATCCCAGAACCCTCCTTGAACCTCCAACCAAATATAAAGTTGGGTTTCCTTCCCAATACCCTTTAGGAGTAAGCGAACGGTTCAAAAAACAATTCAGGATCTGGATTGTCAGGGAAACGGATAAATTATATGTAATTGAGGCAAAATGCACCCATTTGGGTTGCACTCCAAACTGGCTTGCAACTGAAGGAAAGTTCAAATGCCCCTGCCACGGCAGCGGGTTCACTCCAGAGGGAATTAATATTGAAGGACCGGCGCCGCGGCCTATGGAACGATTTCAGGTAGTAATGGGAGAAGACGGACAAATACTTGTTGATGAAGGTATACGTTTTAAAGGAGAGCGTGGTGAATGGGATAAGCAAGGTGCATTTTTAAAGGTATAG
- a CDS encoding cytochrome b N-terminal domain-containing protein, with protein MTNKSGNKFFNKCRNLLKEKGLFGMFKDIMLHSQVWNSIFRHGISDTPKNRMLKVLSNVFLHLHPAKVKRHAPQFQYTWCMGGISFFLFLVLTVTGVLLMFYYRPTVHDAYWDVKDLEYQVPFGAILRNLHRWAAHLMVITVWFHMLRVFVTGSYKPPREFNWCVGVLLLVFTLLLSFTGYLLTWDQLGFWAVTVGTNMARSTPLLGHEGPFGEQLGMTAHNDIRFALLGGSLVGGNALLRAYVWHCIGLPLILTVFMMIHFWRIRKDGGISGPL; from the coding sequence ATGACAAATAAATCAGGCAATAAATTTTTCAATAAGTGCCGGAACCTGTTAAAAGAAAAAGGACTCTTCGGCATGTTCAAAGATATCATGCTTCATTCACAGGTCTGGAATTCAATCTTCAGGCATGGCATTTCCGATACACCAAAGAACCGCATGCTCAAGGTGCTTTCAAACGTTTTCCTGCATCTGCATCCGGCAAAGGTAAAACGACATGCACCCCAGTTTCAATATACCTGGTGCATGGGAGGTATCAGCTTTTTCTTATTCCTGGTACTTACCGTCACGGGTGTTTTGCTGATGTTTTATTACCGCCCAACCGTTCACGATGCATACTGGGACGTAAAAGACCTGGAATATCAGGTGCCTTTCGGGGCGATTCTACGAAATCTCCATCGGTGGGCGGCACACTTAATGGTGATCACGGTATGGTTCCATATGCTCAGGGTCTTTGTAACGGGCTCCTATAAGCCACCGAGGGAATTTAACTGGTGTGTGGGTGTATTACTTCTGGTATTCACCCTCCTCTTAAGCTTTACCGGCTACCTGCTCACCTGGGACCAATTGGGATTCTGGGCGGTAACCGTGGGTACAAATATGGCAAGATCAACACCGCTGCTCGGGCATGAAGGACCATTCGGGGAACAACTCGGCATGACGGCACATAACGACATTCGCTTTGCGCTTTTGGGAGGTTCGTTGGTGGGTGGAAATGCCTTATTGAGGGCATACGTATGGCATTGTATCGGTTTGCCCCTGATTCTCACAGTATTTATGATGATACACTTTTGGAGGATCCGAAAGGACGGGGGCATTTCCGGACCGCTCTGA
- a CDS encoding FAD-dependent oxidoreductase: MDYSISLADDHWFRENINCQYACPVNTPAMSYIERIVEENFGASLQLNFMANLFPHILGRVCTHPCEAACRRGSIDEPIAICALKRSAADFSEIKYPQRPARIKKTGKQVAVIGSGPSGLAAAHDLAVKGHSVVVYEALSVAGGMLTVGIPAYRLPREKIEDAVNWIRKLGVDIRLNTPIDTPDTFDNLVKQHDAVYIATGAHKSPLIDIPGEELEGVIHGIAFTKETNMGKRTSAPEKVAVIGGGFTAIDCARSAVRLGAKEVAIVYRRTLEEMPAGELEVRMAEEENIKIYYLTTPIKIIAGRNQQVTRLECVKNELGEPDEKGRRRPMPIEGSNFIMPVDMVIPAIGQSPDIGFLTEQSGIEITRWNTPAIDQKNFMTARKGVFAGGDCITGPRNVIEVIADGRKAARSIHAYLTGQEEKGYRFFYKNQSPSGRMPNYEAAPRQCQDSLSLQKRWNLDTESELGFSREKTAKEAGRCLLCHFNIFIDEKCVLCGGCIDVCPHNCISMVSRENIEDIKVLEEEGAAEDWNAAMVLDEEKCIRCGLCVQRCPVNAITMKRFAYSKE; the protein is encoded by the coding sequence ATGGACTACTCTATTTCCCTTGCGGATGATCACTGGTTCAGAGAAAATATTAATTGCCAGTATGCATGCCCTGTAAACACCCCGGCTATGTCTTATATTGAGCGCATTGTCGAAGAAAATTTTGGCGCCTCTTTGCAATTGAATTTCATGGCAAACCTTTTTCCACATATTTTAGGGAGAGTATGTACCCATCCGTGTGAAGCAGCGTGTCGCCGGGGATCAATCGATGAACCCATTGCAATTTGTGCCCTTAAGAGGAGCGCGGCAGATTTTTCTGAAATAAAATATCCGCAAAGACCCGCAAGGATAAAAAAAACTGGCAAACAGGTTGCCGTAATCGGATCTGGGCCCTCAGGCCTTGCCGCCGCGCACGATTTGGCGGTGAAGGGACACAGCGTTGTTGTTTACGAAGCCCTGTCCGTTGCCGGAGGCATGCTTACCGTAGGCATTCCGGCATATCGGTTACCGCGCGAGAAAATTGAAGATGCGGTAAACTGGATAAGAAAACTCGGAGTTGATATTCGTTTAAATACCCCAATAGACACGCCCGATACATTTGATAACCTGGTAAAACAGCATGATGCTGTTTATATTGCAACGGGCGCGCATAAATCACCACTTATCGATATTCCGGGTGAAGAACTCGAAGGGGTAATACATGGTATAGCATTTACGAAAGAAACCAATATGGGCAAGAGAACGTCCGCCCCTGAAAAAGTAGCGGTCATCGGTGGAGGGTTTACGGCAATAGATTGCGCACGCTCAGCAGTAAGGCTCGGCGCTAAAGAGGTTGCTATTGTGTACCGGAGGACTTTAGAGGAGATGCCTGCCGGTGAACTCGAGGTTCGCATGGCAGAGGAAGAAAACATAAAAATATACTATTTAACAACTCCTATTAAAATAATTGCAGGCAGGAACCAACAGGTAACCAGGCTGGAATGCGTTAAGAATGAGCTTGGAGAACCGGACGAAAAAGGACGTAGGAGACCGATGCCCATTGAAGGAAGCAACTTCATCATGCCGGTAGACATGGTCATTCCGGCAATCGGGCAATCCCCCGACATAGGATTCCTGACAGAACAGTCGGGGATAGAGATTACCCGTTGGAACACACCAGCAATAGATCAGAAAAATTTCATGACGGCCAGAAAAGGTGTGTTTGCAGGGGGAGATTGCATTACAGGCCCAAGGAATGTCATTGAAGTAATTGCTGACGGCAGAAAGGCCGCTCGATCAATCCATGCCTATCTCACTGGCCAGGAGGAAAAAGGATATCGGTTTTTTTATAAGAATCAATCTCCTTCAGGGAGGATGCCTAATTATGAAGCAGCCCCCAGACAATGTCAGGATTCCCTTTCATTACAGAAACGCTGGAACCTTGATACGGAATCAGAGCTGGGCTTTTCAAGGGAAAAGACTGCGAAAGAGGCAGGCCGTTGCCTTCTCTGCCACTTTAATATTTTTATTGACGAGAAATGTGTATTGTGCGGAGGTTGTATTGATGTCTGCCCGCATAATTGTATCTCTATGGTTTCGCGAGAAAACATTGAAGATATAAAAGTATTGGAGGAAGAAGGGGCCGCTGAAGATTGGAATGCTGCCATGGTTCTTGATGAAGAAAAATGCATCCGGTGTGGTCTCTGTGTTCAACGTTGTCCCGTAAATGCCATAACCATGAAACGTTTTGCCTATTCAAAAGAATAA
- a CDS encoding cytochrome C, which produces MESKEDSHKKRYRVLTFIKGHTLAKEKDAEVSEGEIPTWPYLLRKELLAAIICTIILIVWSILFNAPLEEHSDPTMTPNPAKAPWYFLGLQEMLVYFDPWIAGVMFPTLIIIGLMVIPYVDFNPKGNGYYTIRERKFALATFFFGFHILWILLIIVGVFMRGPGWIWFWPWQEWDPHRIVAEINYDLTSYVGIKSNSFLGFLLGGAVVMGYYFIGIAVPFRFMKVKNSVVLEKLGFVKYTIVAFLFLSMMSLPIKVFLRLVFHIKYIWVTPWFNI; this is translated from the coding sequence ATGGAAAGCAAGGAAGATTCACACAAGAAAAGGTACCGGGTACTGACCTTTATTAAAGGTCATACCCTTGCCAAGGAAAAAGATGCCGAGGTATCAGAAGGCGAAATTCCCACATGGCCCTATTTGCTCAGGAAGGAATTGTTGGCGGCAATTATCTGTACGATCATCCTGATTGTCTGGTCTATCCTGTTTAACGCCCCCCTTGAGGAGCATTCAGATCCCACGATGACGCCAAATCCGGCCAAGGCGCCATGGTATTTTCTGGGGCTTCAGGAAATGCTCGTGTATTTCGATCCGTGGATCGCTGGGGTAATGTTTCCAACGCTGATTATTATTGGACTTATGGTCATCCCCTATGTTGACTTTAATCCGAAAGGAAACGGGTATTATACCATCAGGGAAAGGAAGTTTGCCCTGGCCACCTTTTTCTTTGGATTTCATATTCTTTGGATTTTGCTCATTATTGTGGGTGTGTTTATGCGCGGACCCGGATGGATATGGTTCTGGCCCTGGCAGGAGTGGGACCCCCATCGGATTGTTGCTGAAATTAATTATGATCTGACCAGTTACGTAGGTATTAAATCAAACTCCTTTCTGGGTTTTCTGCTTGGTGGCGCTGTTGTTATGGGCTACTACTTCATAGGCATAGCGGTCCCGTTCCGATTTATGAAGGTAAAAAACAGTGTGGTATTGGAGAAACTGGGCTTTGTGAAATATACTATTGTGGCATTTCTCTTTCTGTCCATGATGTCCCTGCCCATAAAGGTATTTTTGAGGTTGGTATTTCACATAAAATATATATGGGTAACTCCCTGGTTTAATATATAA
- a CDS encoding c-type cytochrome — protein MKREEDKSYALIFSMLGFLLVAVTIWAVIDEIIGRRPWKHYQKQFYRLEYEKAKKEYEKERAFFESSYVQKNFVETKNNLMHAQKEFEKPAVQKKYMALLEEQKNLEKELETLKFQAIVTRNKSMEKEYLFGKTQSEQMEEIKKEIELLEKKGKEFTSKIDTLEGAVASVQARLNEMTRDITTYAGELDSFMIGSKKYEKRLLALKKTRPNLQGYQKHLEALNIIDRCMSCHAGINKSESVSMEQPFTSHPQRGLYLGNHPPEKFGCVLCHEGQASATSNVKEAHGEVEYWLTPINRGKVAQASCIRCHNDGKEVEGAEILWQGKRLFEDLGCHGCHETAGFGEDTNRIIGPGLKQLKNKIRPEWIADWIKNPQSFRPTTRMPNFRLSDEESRAIAAYLWQHADERSTPEELPPFDEEQLEQGDFFFEQTGCMACHTYEEDEERGFAPNLARIGEKMNYGYLIEWIMDPQSKEPHTRMPSFRINEEKAQSIAGYLMTKTTENLLKEEKDLGWLEDRGLSQTGKSLINRYGCFGCHEISGMEGQSKVGVELSAIGSKQVHLFDFGLLEKELLNEIGLRHSTENVGAARREWFRAKLHDPRQFDEGKYKRSEDKLKMPDFGLKEEEIEALTVLLAGLREEKLPDEYIDRLTERDHAITEGKRLIGKYNCTGCHQFDVDRLYLTDGAELKGMVKLDEEGEGVYFQLLENNAELEQKAGDTVFIEEGRVLRRAWVQEIAMSSRIIEYYVDEEGLMPEEAKVFIPPLLYGEGKKIQCAWAFEFLKEPVDLRPWLKVKMPSFGMSEDEATNLARFFIVKEGEPYPFEHIVETKKAYIDKKEAQSPGYLASAKRLFESEDVNCLQCHIKGETLPEGEPADWAPDLMRAKRRLKPAWIRQWLLDPKTIQPGTKMPTFFREGELQDYIPGTPEEQVEVMKDYIMNLKE, from the coding sequence GTGAAAAGAGAAGAAGACAAATCCTACGCACTCATTTTTTCCATGCTTGGTTTCCTCCTCGTAGCGGTTACCATATGGGCAGTTATAGACGAAATCATCGGCAGACGTCCGTGGAAACATTATCAGAAACAATTTTATCGTCTGGAATATGAAAAGGCTAAGAAGGAATATGAAAAGGAGCGTGCTTTCTTCGAGAGTTCCTATGTTCAGAAAAATTTTGTGGAAACAAAAAATAATCTGATGCATGCGCAGAAGGAGTTTGAAAAACCTGCAGTTCAAAAAAAGTATATGGCGCTCTTAGAGGAACAGAAGAACCTGGAAAAAGAACTGGAGACGTTAAAGTTTCAGGCAATCGTAACGCGAAATAAGAGCATGGAGAAAGAATACCTTTTCGGAAAAACGCAAAGCGAACAGATGGAAGAAATCAAGAAAGAAATTGAGCTTCTCGAGAAGAAGGGAAAGGAATTTACCTCAAAAATTGACACATTAGAAGGTGCAGTCGCGTCTGTACAGGCGCGATTAAATGAAATGACACGGGACATTACTACCTATGCCGGGGAATTGGATTCTTTTATGATAGGATCTAAAAAGTATGAAAAGAGGCTGCTGGCTCTCAAGAAAACCCGTCCAAACCTGCAGGGTTATCAAAAACACCTGGAGGCATTAAACATCATTGATCGTTGTATGTCTTGCCATGCAGGTATTAATAAATCAGAGAGCGTGTCTATGGAACAGCCGTTTACCAGCCATCCTCAGCGAGGGCTCTATCTGGGAAACCATCCTCCTGAAAAATTTGGCTGCGTATTGTGTCATGAGGGGCAGGCAAGCGCCACATCGAATGTAAAGGAGGCGCATGGCGAGGTGGAATACTGGCTTACCCCAATAAACCGCGGGAAGGTTGCTCAGGCTTCGTGCATCCGATGCCACAATGATGGCAAGGAAGTAGAAGGCGCAGAAATACTCTGGCAGGGGAAAAGGCTTTTTGAAGACCTTGGTTGTCATGGCTGCCATGAAACAGCAGGATTTGGTGAAGATACAAACAGAATAATCGGACCTGGATTAAAACAGTTGAAAAACAAGATAAGACCTGAATGGATTGCGGACTGGATAAAAAATCCTCAAAGTTTTCGACCAACGACTCGTATGCCGAATTTCAGGCTTTCAGATGAGGAATCTCGCGCCATAGCGGCATACCTGTGGCAACATGCAGACGAAAGAAGCACTCCTGAGGAATTACCACCTTTCGACGAGGAACAATTGGAACAAGGGGATTTTTTCTTCGAACAGACGGGATGTATGGCATGTCATACCTATGAGGAGGATGAAGAACGCGGGTTTGCTCCTAACCTGGCACGAATCGGGGAAAAAATGAACTACGGGTATTTGATTGAATGGATCATGGATCCACAATCAAAAGAGCCTCATACCCGTATGCCCAGCTTCAGAATAAATGAAGAAAAGGCACAATCCATCGCTGGTTATCTTATGACGAAAACTACGGAAAATCTCCTGAAGGAGGAAAAGGATTTGGGGTGGTTAGAGGACCGGGGGCTATCGCAGACAGGAAAAAGCTTAATCAATAGATACGGATGTTTTGGGTGCCATGAAATATCGGGTATGGAAGGGCAGAGTAAGGTAGGTGTCGAGTTATCAGCTATTGGTTCGAAACAGGTACACCTCTTTGATTTCGGGTTATTGGAAAAGGAACTATTGAATGAAATAGGTCTCAGGCACAGTACGGAAAATGTCGGTGCGGCCAGGCGCGAATGGTTTAGGGCCAAACTACACGACCCAAGACAGTTCGATGAGGGAAAGTACAAAAGATCGGAAGACAAACTTAAAATGCCCGATTTTGGATTGAAAGAGGAAGAGATTGAAGCGCTCACGGTATTGCTTGCCGGGTTAAGGGAAGAAAAACTTCCTGATGAATATATTGACCGTCTTACAGAAAGAGATCACGCTATAACAGAAGGAAAGAGACTCATTGGAAAATACAACTGTACCGGATGCCATCAGTTTGACGTAGACCGTTTGTACCTTACAGACGGTGCAGAGCTTAAAGGAATGGTAAAGCTGGATGAAGAAGGTGAGGGTGTATATTTCCAACTTCTGGAAAATAACGCGGAACTTGAACAAAAGGCAGGTGATACGGTCTTCATTGAAGAAGGGAGGGTTTTACGGAGGGCATGGGTTCAGGAAATTGCCATGTCTTCGAGGATCATCGAGTATTATGTTGATGAAGAAGGTCTTATGCCGGAAGAGGCAAAGGTATTTATACCTCCCTTATTATATGGTGAAGGTAAAAAGATACAATGTGCATGGGCATTTGAGTTCTTGAAGGAACCGGTTGACCTGAGACCATGGCTGAAGGTAAAGATGCCATCCTTTGGCATGTCGGAGGATGAGGCGACCAATCTTGCCAGATTCTTTATCGTAAAAGAGGGTGAACCGTATCCATTTGAGCATATAGTTGAAACAAAAAAGGCATATATTGATAAAAAAGAAGCTCAATCACCCGGTTATCTGGCCTCGGCAAAACGATTGTTTGAGTCTGAGGATGTTAATTGTCTGCAATGCCACATCAAAGGAGAAACCTTGCCGGAAGGTGAACCGGCAGACTGGGCACCTGATCTCATGCGTGCTAAAAGAAGGCTTAAACCAGCATGGATCAGGCAATGGCTACTCGATCCGAAAACAATTCAACCGGGTACAAAGATGCCAACGTTTTTCAGAGAGGGGGAATTACAGGACTATATACCCGGTACACCGGAGGAGCAGGTCGAGGTAATGAAGGATTATATTATGAACCTTAAGGAATAA
- a CDS encoding HPF/RaiA family ribosome-associated protein has translation MEIPLQITARDFDLSDANKANIQKYAEKLDAVYDRIIRCRVVVEALRHRSNSKGLYNIQIVLTVPGSEFVIKREPNEDFHLAVRDAFTAATRRLKDFMERQRGKVKHHEEKE, from the coding sequence ATGGAAATACCTTTACAAATTACTGCACGCGATTTTGATCTTAGTGATGCAAACAAGGCAAACATCCAGAAGTATGCTGAAAAATTAGATGCGGTTTACGATCGAATCATACGTTGTAGGGTTGTGGTCGAAGCTCTCCGACATCGTAGCAATAGTAAAGGATTGTACAATATTCAAATTGTTTTAACAGTCCCCGGTTCAGAATTTGTGATAAAACGCGAACCGAATGAAGACTTCCATTTAGCAGTAAGAGATGCCTTTACTGCCGCAACACGAAGGCTGAAAGATTTTATGGAACGTCAACGTGGTAAAGTGAAACATCATGAAGAAAAAGAGTAG
- a CDS encoding DinB family protein: MRKNLIELLRGGQAHITAKEAFSGIKPELRAVRPAAGAGLHSIYELIEHLRIAQEDILCYTLDPLWKSPDWPDGYWPSTGKRLTEEKWDSAIAGFFHDTKVLIGLVQDTSIDLNAKIPHGNGHTYLREILLVADHNAYHLAQIVLIRKLLGNWQG; this comes from the coding sequence ATGCGTAAAAATCTCATTGAGTTATTGCGAGGAGGGCAGGCCCATATCACTGCAAAAGAAGCTTTCTCCGGGATCAAACCAGAACTCCGCGCTGTTCGTCCTGCCGCAGGTGCAGGTCTTCACTCAATATATGAATTGATAGAACACCTGAGGATCGCCCAGGAGGACATCTTATGCTATACACTGGATCCTTTATGGAAATCACCGGATTGGCCTGATGGATACTGGCCTTCGACGGGAAAACGATTGACAGAGGAGAAATGGGATTCAGCCATTGCAGGGTTTTTTCATGATACGAAAGTGTTGATAGGTCTTGTGCAAGATACGAGTATTGACCTGAATGCTAAAATTCCACATGGTAATGGTCACACGTATTTAAGAGAAATCCTGCTTGTTGCGGACCACAATGCATATCATCTTGCTCAAATTGTTTTGATAAGAAAACTTCTTGGAAATTGGCAGGGTTAA
- a CDS encoding proline dehydrogenase family protein has product MKFINQFIVYLVKILPKLIVHIFAKRYIAGETLQDAIHVIKALNAKGIVATIDVLGEATRTKEEAEEEKKECIRVLEKIDENKLAAHLSVKPTSLGLTIDKDFCYKQIFEIVTKAKEFHTFVRLDMENSPYTDATFELHCKLRKDFDNVGVAVQSYLKRTIDDVRNLNKEHTNYRLCKGIYNEPKEIAYKDKQTIRNNYIEALKLMLDNSNYVGIATHDTYLLNTAYKLIKEKNIPETMFEFQMLYGVTDHLRDKINADGYKIRIYVPYGVHWYAYALRRMQENPEIAWFVVKSLFSFIKKRKVKSWHF; this is encoded by the coding sequence ATGAAATTTATCAATCAATTTATCGTATACCTCGTCAAAATTTTGCCTAAGCTAATAGTACATATTTTTGCAAAAAGATACATTGCCGGAGAAACACTACAGGATGCCATTCATGTCATCAAGGCTTTAAATGCGAAGGGAATTGTTGCCACGATTGATGTTTTGGGGGAAGCCACTCGTACAAAGGAAGAAGCCGAAGAAGAAAAAAAAGAATGTATACGAGTACTAGAGAAAATCGATGAAAATAAGCTGGCAGCACATTTATCTGTAAAACCAACATCGCTCGGCTTAACTATCGATAAAGATTTTTGTTATAAGCAAATTTTCGAAATAGTGACAAAGGCAAAAGAATTCCATACCTTTGTTCGTCTCGATATGGAAAATTCACCCTATACAGACGCCACCTTTGAGCTTCATTGCAAATTGAGAAAAGACTTTGATAATGTCGGAGTTGCCGTTCAGTCTTATCTCAAACGCACGATAGACGATGTAAGAAATTTGAATAAAGAACATACGAACTACAGGCTTTGCAAGGGAATTTATAATGAACCGAAAGAGATAGCCTATAAAGATAAACAGACCATACGCAATAATTATATAGAAGCGCTGAAACTTATGCTGGATAATAGTAACTATGTCGGAATAGCAACCCATGATACGTATCTGCTCAATACTGCATATAAACTCATCAAAGAAAAGAACATCCCTGAAACCATGTTCGAATTTCAAATGCTTTATGGAGTAACAGATCATTTACGGGATAAAATTAATGCTGATGGGTATAAAATCCGGATTTATGTTCCCTACGGTGTACATTGGTATGCGTATGCTTTACGAAGAATGCAGGAAAACCCTGAAATAGCATGGTTTGTTGTAAAAAGTTTATTCTCCTTTATAAAAAAACGTAAAGTGAAATCCTGGCACTTTTGA